In Elaeis guineensis isolate ETL-2024a chromosome 1, EG11, whole genome shotgun sequence, a genomic segment contains:
- the LOC105040106 gene encoding probable polygalacturonase isoform X2 translates to MRRSKALLGVLLVLATISKSPWGAAASSSYCKQMGSTTFRPHSVTITEFGAVGDGVTLNTKAFQNAIFYLHSFADKGGAQLFVPAGRWLTGSFSLISHLTLSLDKDAEIIGSMDSSDWPVIDPLPSYGRGRELPGGRHQSLIHGSNLTDVIITGDNGTINGQGIVWWDWFQNHTLNYTRPHLIELMYSTEVVISNLTFKNSPFWAIHPVYCSQVLVQNVTILAPLDSPNTDGIDPDSSTNVCIEDCYISTGDDLIVIKSGWDEYGISFAYPSSNISIRRIAGETKSGAGIAFGSEMSGGISEVEAEGIHLFNSLHGIRLKTSPGRGGYVRNIYISDVTMTDVKIAIRITGQYDEHPDDKYDENALPLINRITIKDIVGVNISIAGLLEGIRGDNFSSICLSNVFLDATADPPWRCSYIQGYSNLVSPESCEPLRDVPNETSVCYAANHLRPHLSDADRLAGSSFVKLTSL, encoded by the exons ATGAGGAGATCTAAAGCT TTGCTGGGAGTGCTTTTGGTTCTGGCAACAATCAGTAAGTCCCCATGGGGTGCAGCAGCATCCAGCTCATATTGCAAGCAGATGGGGTCAACAACGTTCCGACCGCACAGTGTCACAATAACCGAGTTCGGCGCTGTTGGAGATGGTGTCACTCTTAACACTAAAGCATTTCAGAATGCTATCTTCTATCTTCATTCATTTGCTGATAAGGGTGGGGCGCAGCTCTTTGTGCCTGCTGGAAGGTGGTTGACGGGGAGTTTTAGTCTCATCAGCCATCTTACTCTGTCCTTGGACAAGGATGCTGAAATAATTGGATCCATG GATTCATCCGATTGGCCAGTCATAGATCCATTACCTTCTTATGGGCGAGGTAGGGAGCTACCTGGAGGAAGGCATCAAAGCCTCATTCATGGATCCAATCTGACAGATGTAATCATAACAG GTGACAATGGGACCATCAATGGACAAGGCATTGTTTGGTGGGACTGGTTTCAGAACCACACTCTAAATTATACGCGGCCCCATCTTATCGAGCTGATGTACTCAACTGAGGTGGTTATCTCAAATTTAACTTTCAAAAATTCACCATTTTGGGCTATCCACCCCGTATATTGCAG CCAAGTGCTCGTCCAGAATGTCACAATCCTTGCGCCGCTCGATTCACCAAACACCGATGGGATTGATCCAG ACTCATCCACCAATGTCTGCATCGAAGATTGTTACATCAGCACAGGTGATGATCTTATCGTCATCAAGAGCGGGTGGGATGAGTATGGCATCTCCTTTGCATATCCTAGCTCCAACATCAGCATCCGCCGAATTGCAGGGGAAACAAAATCAGGGGCAGGCATTGCCTTTGGAAGTGAGATGTCGGGTGGCATATCAGAAGTCGAGGCAGAAGGCATTCATCTCTTTAATTCCTTGCATGGCATCAGACTGAAAACATCTCCAGGACGTGGTGGGTACGTCCGGAACATATACATCTCTGACGTGACCATGACCGATGTGAAAATAGCCATCAGGATCACAGGTCAGTATGATGAGCATCCAGATGATAAGTATGATGAGAATGCCCTGCCTCTTATAAATAGGATCACCATCAAGGACATCGTGGGAGTAAATATCAGCATTGCTGGCCTTCTAGAGGGTATTAGGGGTGACAATTTCAGCAGCATTTGCTTGTCCAATGTCTTCCTCGATGCAACAGCAGATCCCCCATGGCGGTGTTCATACATTCAGGGCTATTCAAACTTGGTTTCTCCAGAATCATGTGAGCCACTTAGAGATGTTCCAAATGAAACCTCAGTTTGTTATGCTGCTAACCATTTAAGACCACATCTATCCGATGCAGACCGCCTGGCTGGTTCCAGTTTCGTGAAGTTGACATCATTGTAA
- the LOC105040106 gene encoding probable polygalacturonase isoform X1: MTFFFFLWFYSSHQGLKFLWILMHLNAVSFLLGVLLVLATISKSPWGAAASSSYCKQMGSTTFRPHSVTITEFGAVGDGVTLNTKAFQNAIFYLHSFADKGGAQLFVPAGRWLTGSFSLISHLTLSLDKDAEIIGSMDSSDWPVIDPLPSYGRGRELPGGRHQSLIHGSNLTDVIITGDNGTINGQGIVWWDWFQNHTLNYTRPHLIELMYSTEVVISNLTFKNSPFWAIHPVYCSQVLVQNVTILAPLDSPNTDGIDPDSSTNVCIEDCYISTGDDLIVIKSGWDEYGISFAYPSSNISIRRIAGETKSGAGIAFGSEMSGGISEVEAEGIHLFNSLHGIRLKTSPGRGGYVRNIYISDVTMTDVKIAIRITGQYDEHPDDKYDENALPLINRITIKDIVGVNISIAGLLEGIRGDNFSSICLSNVFLDATADPPWRCSYIQGYSNLVSPESCEPLRDVPNETSVCYAANHLRPHLSDADRLAGSSFVKLTSL, encoded by the exons atgaccttttttttttttttgtggttctATTCCAGTCATCAGGGCTTGAAATTTCTGTGGATCTTGATGCATCTCAATGCTGTCTCCTTC TTGCTGGGAGTGCTTTTGGTTCTGGCAACAATCAGTAAGTCCCCATGGGGTGCAGCAGCATCCAGCTCATATTGCAAGCAGATGGGGTCAACAACGTTCCGACCGCACAGTGTCACAATAACCGAGTTCGGCGCTGTTGGAGATGGTGTCACTCTTAACACTAAAGCATTTCAGAATGCTATCTTCTATCTTCATTCATTTGCTGATAAGGGTGGGGCGCAGCTCTTTGTGCCTGCTGGAAGGTGGTTGACGGGGAGTTTTAGTCTCATCAGCCATCTTACTCTGTCCTTGGACAAGGATGCTGAAATAATTGGATCCATG GATTCATCCGATTGGCCAGTCATAGATCCATTACCTTCTTATGGGCGAGGTAGGGAGCTACCTGGAGGAAGGCATCAAAGCCTCATTCATGGATCCAATCTGACAGATGTAATCATAACAG GTGACAATGGGACCATCAATGGACAAGGCATTGTTTGGTGGGACTGGTTTCAGAACCACACTCTAAATTATACGCGGCCCCATCTTATCGAGCTGATGTACTCAACTGAGGTGGTTATCTCAAATTTAACTTTCAAAAATTCACCATTTTGGGCTATCCACCCCGTATATTGCAG CCAAGTGCTCGTCCAGAATGTCACAATCCTTGCGCCGCTCGATTCACCAAACACCGATGGGATTGATCCAG ACTCATCCACCAATGTCTGCATCGAAGATTGTTACATCAGCACAGGTGATGATCTTATCGTCATCAAGAGCGGGTGGGATGAGTATGGCATCTCCTTTGCATATCCTAGCTCCAACATCAGCATCCGCCGAATTGCAGGGGAAACAAAATCAGGGGCAGGCATTGCCTTTGGAAGTGAGATGTCGGGTGGCATATCAGAAGTCGAGGCAGAAGGCATTCATCTCTTTAATTCCTTGCATGGCATCAGACTGAAAACATCTCCAGGACGTGGTGGGTACGTCCGGAACATATACATCTCTGACGTGACCATGACCGATGTGAAAATAGCCATCAGGATCACAGGTCAGTATGATGAGCATCCAGATGATAAGTATGATGAGAATGCCCTGCCTCTTATAAATAGGATCACCATCAAGGACATCGTGGGAGTAAATATCAGCATTGCTGGCCTTCTAGAGGGTATTAGGGGTGACAATTTCAGCAGCATTTGCTTGTCCAATGTCTTCCTCGATGCAACAGCAGATCCCCCATGGCGGTGTTCATACATTCAGGGCTATTCAAACTTGGTTTCTCCAGAATCATGTGAGCCACTTAGAGATGTTCCAAATGAAACCTCAGTTTGTTATGCTGCTAACCATTTAAGACCACATCTATCCGATGCAGACCGCCTGGCTGGTTCCAGTTTCGTGAAGTTGACATCATTGTAA
- the LOC105040107 gene encoding protein S-acyltransferase 18: MRRHGWQRPLHPLQFVGMAVFSFLVVSFYVFLGPFLGNRIVENTLLTLFSFTACSVAFLYIRCTAIDPSDRTNAKKSKGTKMKGLPKLNYKYILCQIVVRFFRRMENRILKCCIRRKYLDPWNGRTQMEPLLPFPLVVLDDAVAPHLKDDDITFCALCDFEVKMHSKHCRSCDRCVDGFDHHCRWLNNCIGKRNYTTFILLMVFILLMLIIEGGTAVAMFVRCFAGSKGLAHETKQKLHIEFPKGVLATISILLAILTAYATAALGQLFFFHVVLIRKGMRTYDYILAMREQSQSFDPFEDSDSSSDESIDFDSPERPTFLSRFLCRRHEANQSTRRLSIRIDKESNSASSNKKAEFHIDPWKLIKMSKEKALMAAERARERIRQKLPSTESTLKPLPLEVKHGPLMNPERKNVAILSEITPVAPKPWFPGSPSGRFSSPRRRFSGSPSPRPQKYRSNFDLKLTEVSRELETYISRQVLCTVLKQGEENEASLK, encoded by the exons ATGAGGCGGCATGGATGGCAACGACCTCTTCATCCCCTTCAG TTTGTTGGCATGGCGGTATTCAGTTTCCTGGTTGTTTCTTTCTATGTGttccttggaccttttcttggGAACAGAATTGTGGAAAACACATTACTCACACTGTTTTCCTTCACG GCATGTTCAGTAGCTTTTCTATATATAAGGTGTACTGCAATTGATCCATCCGATAGAACGAATGCCAAGAAGAGCAAAGGAACCAAAATGAAAGGGCTGCCAAAGCTTAATTACAAGTATATTTTATGTCAAATTGTGGTGAGGTTTTTTAGAAGGATGGAGAACCGGATTCTTAAATGTTGCATCAGGAGGAAGTATTTGGATCCATGGAATGGTAGAACACAGATGGAGCCCCTGCTGCCGTTCCCTCTTGTCGTGTTGGATGATGCAGTTGCACCTCATCTGAAAGATGATGACATCACATTTTGCGCTCTTTGTGATTTTGAG GTTAAAATGCACAGCAAGCACTGCAGGAGTTGCGACCGGTGCGTCGATGGATTTGATCACCACTGCAGG TGGTTAAACAACTGCATTGGGAAAAGGAACTACACTACCTTCATCCTTCTAATGGTTTTCATCTTATTAATG CTTATTATAGAAGGAGGAACTGCAGTTGCCATGTTTGTTCGATGCTTTGCAGgcagcaaagggttagcacatgAAACAAAACAGAAACTCCACATTGAGTTTCCTAAAGGAGTTCTTGCAACAATATCT ATATTATTGGCCATATTGACAGCATATGCCACAGCAGCACTAGGGCAGCTTTTTTTCTTTCATGTTGTTCTCATTAGAAAG GGAATGAGAACATATGATTACATCCTGGCAATGAGAGAACAAAGCCAGTCATTTGACCCATTCGAGGATTCAGATTCATCCTCTGATGAAAGCATCGACTTCGACTCGCCAGAAAGACCAACTTTCCTCTCCCGATTCCTCTGCAGAAGGCATGAAGCCAATCAA AGCACTCGAAGGCtgtcaataagaattgacaaaGAATCTAATTCGGCCTCTTCAAACAAGAAGGCTGAATTCCACATTGACCCATGGAAACTGATAAAGATGAGTAAGGAGAAGGCCCTGATGGCAGCAGAGAGAGCAAGGGAAAGAATTAGACAGAAGCTGCCATCCACAGAGTCGACATTAAAACCACTGCCACTGGAGGTGAAACATGGACCTCTGATGAACCCAGAGAGGAAAAATGTGGCCATACTAAGTGAGATAACGCCAGTGGCTCCAAAGCCTTGGTTCCCAGGTTCACCCAGTGGGCGATTCTCAAGTCCAAGGAGGAGGTTTTCGGGTTCTCCCTCTCCAAGACCTCAGAAATACAGAAGCAACTTTGATCTGAAGCTGACAGAGGTGTCGAGGGAACTTGAGACATACATCTCCAGGCAGGTGCTTTGCACTGTTTTGAAACAGGGTGAGGAGAATGAGGCTTCACTGAAATAG